From the Clostridiales bacterium genome, the window TAGGGCATTTGTCCTGTTCCACATCCTGAAGCAGCTTGACCTCGCCCCCGTAGGTGTCATAGACCTTTTTTTGGGGCTGGTCTTCATACTGCGTAACCCTTTCTTGGGAAGGGCGGTATGTTGTATTGTTTTTGGATCTTTTTATTTCTTCGGCAAGATTAAGAAATCTCTTCATCTTTTATAATTTTGTTCCGCATTCGCCGCAAAATCTTGCTTTGGGCTTGTTTTGTTTACCGCAAGACGAACAATATTTGATTGCGGTAACGGCCGGCGTTTTTGCGCCGCACTCGGAACAAAACTTGGACTTGGCGCTAATGGTCGCTCCGCATTTCGGGCACACTATGGTAGGCCCTGCTGCCGCGGCGGCCATAGGCGGCGCGCTTTTGTCGCCTGCGCCCGAAATAGCCGCGCCAAAGGTGTTGCCTATCGCCCAGCCTGCTCCCATCTGCATGGCCGCGCCCGCCATGTTCATACCGCCGCCCTTGTGGGCGTTCTCGGCAATAGTTTTCATGGACTCTGCGGCGGCGTATTGCGTATATTCTTGAGGGTTGCCCAAGATATTCATCCTTGTTCTTTCGTTTAGGGCTTTCGCGCTCTCTTCGGTCAGAGACAAATTTTCCACGACCAAATTAACCAGCGATATGCCCATCTTGCTGAAGTCGGCCTTTACAATTTCTTCGGCTTTGTCGCCTATTTCGGCGTATTTCATCGCCAAATCAAGAGCCGGTATGTTGGAAGCAGCGACGGCTTGCGAAATGCCGCTCACTATGGTGCGCTTTAATTGCTCCATGAGCGCGTCTATCTTATATAACGCGCTGGTGCCCAAAATCTCGCGCAAGAACACTGCCGGTTCCGAAACCTTAAAAGAAAAGATGCCATAACCCCTAAATTGCACAACGCCAAAGTCTTGGTCGCGCATCATTACGGGGCTGCCCGTGCCCCATTTTTGATTGATAAATTGTTTGGTATTGATAAAATAAACATCGCAAACAAACGGCGAGTTAAAGCCGTATTTCCAAGACCTTAGCTGGGTAAGTATGGGCATGTTGCCCGTATTGAGTTTGTATCTGCCCGGCTCAAAGACATCGGCTATTTTGCCGCTGGAAACCAAAATAGCGACTTGGGATTCCCGCACAATGAGCTGGGAACCCATCATTATTTGGGTTTTTGGAGGAATAGGGTATTTATACGCCATTGTATCGTGAGTATTGTCCGCCCATTCTATAACCTTAAGCAGTTGATTTTTAAAAAACGCCATATCAATCTCCTAATAATTTCTTAACAATAAAAGTATAGCACAACCATAATGCCAAAAACAATATTATTATCAAATTTTAATAAAGTCTTAATATTTCTAATTTATTATCGTCTAAATTAAAATATTATTAAATTTTTTCCATAAGACCGCTTAAGGTTTTAAATTAACCCGGCCGCCCCAACGGCCAAAATAATTAAGGGTATCGTCAATGACGATAATATTGTGGATGTCAAAAATACGCGGGTGGATTCGGTCTTAGCGCGGTTGGTTTTTTCGGCGAACGCCACTAACGAGGCGGCCGTCGGCATAGCCATCAAAATTACGGGCACAGCCAAGAACAATAAATCATTTTGATTAAAATAAGGAATATTTTTTAGCGATACCGCCGCCGCCAACAAAATCGCGGGCGCCAAGATCAGCCCTACAAAACTGCTTAGATAATTTCCCCAGCCCTTGAAAGCCTCTTTTACGCCCAAATCGGCAAGCCTGACCCCCACCACTACCATAGAAAGAGGCGCGGACATATTAGCCAAAAGGCTTATGGCGTTGGCTATGGGCGTGCCGCTTATTACATTGATAGGCGGGAAAAAATACAGCGGCAAGGCGACAAACAAGGGCAATATCGCGGGGTTTAAAAAAGCCTTTTTGACGCTTATTGACGATTTGTCGCCCGTCAAAATATAAATGCCCAAGGTCCATATCAACATATTAAACACAACATTATATATAACGGCAAACAATACGGCCTGCGGCTTGTCGGTCAACATTTTCAAAAAAGGTATGCCCAAAAAACCGCTGTTTGTAAAAAATGTCGCGAATATATATGCGGACGCATTTTCTTTATTTTTCCATTTGAAAAATATTAATTTCGCCACAAAAAACACGACAAGATGCCCGACAAACGAAAACAAAAAAGACAAACCCATAAAAATCGCCGTTTTTGAAGTGGGCGCGGCGTCTTGCTCCAAAAACGAGCTTAATGTTATCATAGGCTGGCAAACATACAAAAGCAAAGACACCAAAGCGCCCACAGCGCCGTTGGAGAACATCTTAGCTTTTCTTAAGGCATAGCCGGGAATAATAAGCGCGATCAAAGATGCCATTATTAATAAGACGTGTAAAAACAAAATTAACGCTTAAAGGCTTAAATATGTTTTTTAAGCCTTTTGACCTCCTTTGTTTATAATTTATCTAAAGAAAAAAATTAATAATTATCCGATATAAACAACTCAGGCTGATTGTTAATAAGATAATCGACTAATTGCTTGTCCGTATCTATATCTTCGGGAATATAAATACCCGCCTTGCCCT encodes:
- a CDS encoding SPFH domain-containing protein, whose translation is MAFFKNQLLKVIEWADNTHDTMAYKYPIPPKTQIMMGSQLIVRESQVAILVSSGKIADVFEPGRYKLNTGNMPILTQLRSWKYGFNSPFVCDVYFINTKQFINQKWGTGSPVMMRDQDFGVVQFRGYGIFSFKVSEPAVFLREILGTSALYKIDALMEQLKRTIVSGISQAVAASNIPALDLAMKYAEIGDKAEEIVKADFSKMGISLVNLVVENLSLTEESAKALNERTRMNILGNPQEYTQYAAAESMKTIAENAHKGGGMNMAGAAMQMGAGWAIGNTFGAAISGAGDKSAPPMAAAAAGPTIVCPKCGATISAKSKFCSECGAKTPAVTAIKYCSSCGKQNKPKARFCGECGTKL